A region from the Prochlorococcus marinus XMU1408 genome encodes:
- a CDS encoding ABC transporter ATP-binding protein/permease: MTSSISKAQKGLVSQLIKLRKLTQPYFLPYTKNNGWLFLYLLIALLFCVGGTVLFLLTGLMSLLTNLAPEITNQFLGGVQNSLKVIWDGPSGIIISSLFALGLFSFITIRGQLRQRRWIPWLFLGLIILMLVSVNGINAGISFLVRDITNGLIQKDENTSYKNLWILGICFFAALPIRSFQFYFTAKLQLLWREWLSKNLINDYLEDRTYYILNPNEESETNIDNPDQRITEDARDFTEQIIDLSINVFDSLLVFSLNIFILLSISKELTIALILYASIVSALLIFASKKLFTINYDQLRFEADFRYGLVHVRNNAESIAFYSGENQEENEVFRRLNSVVENFNLLIIWEAFLRVLQRSGIYGSVFIPFIILAAPILSGQMDYGEFAQARLNYSLLEGSLFFIIYKIEKLARFSASIGRLEGFQSNMNDVKDNQYDDFNVEIKTRDSIILKNVSIKTPGKDNFLINDLNLSVETGQSLLVVGPSGCGKTSLLRAISGLWAIQSGEIETPSNGDLLFIPQKPYMTLGSLREQLCYPLDKNRFSDDHLKAVLEEVKLPQIIQRYPDLDIKQDWQRLLSLGEQQRLAFARLLLNSPKYVVLDEATSALDVNTEKHLYELLNQREMACISVGHRPTLKNYHETVLEITENKGWRLLPASSYTFNEN, encoded by the coding sequence ATGACCTCATCGATTTCTAAAGCTCAAAAAGGATTAGTAAGCCAACTTATTAAATTAAGAAAGCTTACTCAGCCATATTTTCTACCTTATACAAAGAACAATGGCTGGCTATTTCTCTATTTGTTAATAGCTTTATTATTTTGTGTTGGCGGAACAGTTCTATTTTTACTTACAGGTTTAATGAGCCTGTTAACCAATTTAGCTCCAGAGATAACAAACCAGTTTTTAGGAGGAGTTCAAAATTCCTTAAAGGTCATTTGGGATGGTCCTTCGGGAATAATCATTTCGAGCTTATTTGCCTTAGGTCTTTTTTCATTTATCACAATAAGAGGTCAATTGAGACAAAGAAGATGGATACCGTGGTTATTCCTAGGTCTAATAATTTTAATGCTGGTATCTGTTAATGGTATTAATGCTGGGATTAGTTTTCTTGTAAGAGATATCACTAATGGTTTAATACAAAAAGATGAAAATACAAGTTATAAGAATTTATGGATTTTAGGAATTTGTTTTTTTGCAGCATTGCCTATAAGAAGTTTTCAATTTTATTTTACAGCTAAACTTCAGCTTTTATGGAGAGAATGGCTATCAAAGAATCTCATAAATGATTACTTAGAAGATCGTACATATTATATTTTAAATCCAAATGAAGAATCCGAAACAAATATCGATAATCCTGATCAAAGGATTACAGAAGATGCTAGAGATTTTACTGAACAAATAATTGATTTATCAATCAATGTTTTTGATTCTCTTTTGGTATTTTCCTTAAATATTTTTATTTTATTGAGTATCAGCAAAGAATTAACTATAGCTCTAATTTTATATGCATCAATTGTTTCAGCATTACTTATATTTGCTAGTAAAAAGCTTTTTACAATAAATTATGATCAACTAAGATTTGAAGCTGACTTTAGATATGGGCTAGTTCATGTAAGAAATAATGCAGAATCTATCGCTTTCTATTCTGGTGAAAATCAAGAAGAAAATGAAGTTTTTAGAAGATTAAATTCTGTTGTAGAAAATTTCAACTTACTAATAATTTGGGAAGCATTTCTTAGGGTTTTACAACGTTCAGGAATATATGGGAGTGTTTTTATCCCATTTATAATTCTTGCTGCTCCAATTCTTAGTGGCCAAATGGACTATGGGGAATTTGCACAAGCAAGATTGAATTATAGTCTTCTTGAAGGATCTTTATTTTTCATAATCTATAAAATTGAAAAATTAGCAAGATTTTCCGCATCCATAGGCAGACTTGAAGGTTTTCAATCCAATATGAATGATGTAAAAGATAATCAATATGATGATTTTAACGTAGAAATTAAGACTAGAGATTCAATTATTCTTAAAAATGTCAGTATTAAAACTCCGGGAAAAGATAATTTCCTAATTAATGATTTAAATCTAAGTGTTGAAACTGGTCAAAGTCTTCTCGTGGTAGGACCTTCTGGTTGCGGGAAAACTTCTCTACTTAGGGCTATCAGTGGCCTATGGGCAATACAATCTGGTGAGATAGAAACACCCTCAAATGGTGATTTACTTTTTATCCCACAAAAGCCATATATGACTCTTGGCTCTTTGAGAGAACAGCTTTGTTATCCATTAGATAAAAATAGATTCAGTGATGATCATTTAAAGGCCGTTTTAGAAGAAGTTAAGTTACCTCAAATTATCCAAAGATATCCTGATCTAGATATCAAACAAGATTGGCAAAGACTATTATCTCTTGGAGAGCAACAAAGGTTAGCTTTCGCAAGACTTTTGCTAAATTCACCTAAATATGTTGTTTTAGATGAAGCAACAAGCGCATTAGATGTAAATACAGAAAAACATCTTTATGAACTTCTTAACCAACGTGAGATGGCTTGCATTAGCGTTGGTCACAGGCCAACACTTAAGAACTATCATGAAACTGTGCTGGAAATTACAGAAAACAAAGGCTGGCGATTGTTGCCCGCTTCAAGTTACACGTTTAATGAAAACTAA
- a CDS encoding aminotransferase class V-fold PLP-dependent enzyme: MKHLIDHIAEKSRKDFPLINGDRKNLIYLDHAATSQKPQEVIDTLKKYYSYQNANVHRGAHQLSAIATEEFENARKLTARFINSNNAKEIIFTRNATEAINLVAYSWGNYELQENDEILISLMEHHSNIVPWQIISKQKKCKLIYINIDENGELDIDDFKKKLSNKTKLVSLVHVSNTLGCCNPIEEISHLAHQKGSLVLLDACQSLAHKPVDIKKLGVDFLAGSSHKLCGPTGIGFLWGREEILEKIPPFLGGGEMINEVFKNESTWADLPHKFEAGTPAIGEAIGMGKALNYLQSIGLNEIHNYEKELTRYLFEKLEQIDDVKILGPSPLNQPERGPLATFYFKEIHSNDIAELLDNSNICIRSGHHCCQPLHRFYGIKSTARASLSFISTTSEIDYLTEELQSIISFLKKNS, from the coding sequence GTGAAACATTTAATAGATCATATTGCTGAAAAAAGTAGAAAAGATTTCCCACTAATAAATGGAGATCGTAAGAATTTAATATATCTTGATCATGCTGCTACTAGCCAAAAGCCACAAGAAGTAATAGATACTTTAAAAAAATATTATAGCTATCAAAATGCTAATGTTCACAGGGGTGCTCATCAACTTAGTGCAATTGCTACTGAAGAGTTTGAAAATGCTAGAAAGTTAACAGCAAGGTTTATTAACAGTAATAATGCAAAAGAAATTATTTTCACTAGAAATGCAACAGAAGCTATCAACCTTGTGGCTTATTCATGGGGTAATTATGAACTTCAGGAAAACGATGAAATATTAATCAGTTTAATGGAGCATCACAGCAATATAGTTCCTTGGCAAATAATATCCAAACAAAAAAAGTGCAAGCTCATTTATATCAATATTGATGAGAATGGGGAATTAGATATTGATGATTTTAAAAAGAAATTGAGTAATAAAACTAAACTAGTAAGCCTTGTACATGTAAGTAATACTCTAGGTTGCTGCAATCCTATTGAAGAGATATCTCATCTTGCGCATCAAAAAGGGAGCTTAGTGCTTTTAGATGCTTGCCAAAGTCTTGCTCACAAGCCTGTAGATATTAAAAAACTTGGTGTTGATTTTCTTGCTGGATCTTCCCATAAACTTTGTGGTCCAACCGGTATAGGTTTTTTATGGGGCAGAGAAGAAATATTAGAGAAAATACCACCTTTCCTAGGTGGAGGAGAAATGATTAATGAAGTTTTCAAGAATGAAAGTACATGGGCAGACTTACCTCACAAATTTGAAGCAGGTACACCCGCAATAGGAGAAGCTATAGGTATGGGAAAAGCCCTTAATTATTTACAATCAATAGGACTAAATGAAATTCATAATTACGAGAAAGAATTAACTAGATATCTTTTTGAAAAATTAGAACAAATTGATGATGTAAAAATTCTTGGTCCTAGTCCATTAAATCAGCCTGAGAGAGGGCCATTAGCCACATTTTATTTCAAAGAAATTCACTCTAATGATATTGCTGAATTACTCGACAATAGTAATATTTGTATAAGGAGCGGTCATCATTGCTGTCAACCACTTCATCGCTTCTATGGGATAAAGAGCACAGCGAGAGCTAGCTTAAGTTTTATTTCTACTACATCAGAAATTGACTACTTAACTGAAGAATTACAATCAATAATTTCTTTTTTAAAAAAGAATTCTTAA
- the def gene encoding peptide deformylase gives MAGSFAQLAKNAEKKKPSISVSKEPVTNPPLKVFQLGNEALRTPANRIVKVDDSIRKLVKDMLITMYSAKGIGLAAPQVGIHKRLLVIDLNFEDPNAPPNVFINPEIISSSATIDTYEEGCLSIPGVYLNVLRPSSIKLSYRDEMGRPKKMNADGLMARCIQHEIDHLNGVCFVDRVTDENELKKQLNENNFNQSDVIKATN, from the coding sequence TTGGCTGGCAGTTTTGCTCAACTTGCAAAAAATGCAGAAAAAAAGAAGCCTTCAATATCAGTTTCTAAAGAACCTGTCACAAACCCCCCTTTGAAGGTATTTCAGCTTGGCAACGAAGCTTTAAGAACCCCTGCGAATCGTATCGTCAAAGTTGATGACTCAATTCGAAAGTTAGTTAAAGATATGCTTATAACTATGTATTCAGCCAAAGGAATTGGTTTAGCTGCGCCGCAAGTAGGCATACATAAAAGGCTTTTGGTTATTGATTTAAACTTTGAAGATCCCAATGCTCCTCCAAATGTTTTTATAAATCCTGAAATAATTTCATCTAGTGCAACCATAGATACTTATGAAGAAGGCTGTCTAAGTATTCCTGGAGTATATTTAAATGTTTTAAGGCCCTCATCAATCAAATTAAGTTATCGAGATGAAATGGGGAGACCCAAAAAAATGAATGCTGATGGTCTAATGGCACGATGTATTCAGCACGAAATAGATCACCTAAATGGTGTCTGCTTTGTTGATAGAGTCACTGATGAAAATGAACTCAAAAAACAATTAAATGAAAATAATTTCAATCAAAGCGATGTCATAAAAGCAACAAATTAA
- a CDS encoding histidine triad nucleotide-binding protein — MTTIFDKIISGELPCDEVFSDEKCLAFKDITPQAPTHILLIPRKPIQSLQQITEEDQELLGHLLLKGTKIANAAGLESWRTVINTGEEAGQTVFHLHIHIIGGRKLNWPPG, encoded by the coding sequence ATGACAACAATTTTCGATAAAATTATTAGTGGTGAATTACCTTGTGATGAGGTTTTTAGCGATGAAAAATGCTTAGCTTTTAAAGACATAACTCCCCAAGCACCTACCCATATTTTATTAATTCCCAGAAAACCTATCCAAAGTCTGCAACAAATAACAGAAGAAGATCAAGAATTACTTGGTCACTTACTACTTAAAGGAACAAAAATTGCGAATGCTGCTGGTCTTGAAAGTTGGAGAACTGTTATCAATACAGGAGAAGAAGCTGGTCAAACGGTATTTCACCTACATATTCACATAATCGGAGGAAGAAAATTAAATTGGCCTCCAGGTTGA
- a CDS encoding DUF4912 domain-containing protein — translation MTIDQESLSRLTLRQLRLKASKLGIPLYSRKSKAELVKGVFLYEEKKELEKQLLNVKGESSNEISYSNSSQTKVVFLPRDPEWAYVFWEISDEDRSNAQNVGANRLCLRLADVTHKDDGEANPGTLQEVVVDSHSTEWYLPIPLGGRDYKVELGYRIGHKWMSLAFSSSAKVPSLHPSDQILDQFVPFSLEAPVTTSEPQTDSFTSDKPDSGLHERLYQSATTKFKTRRVGSEEFQEGAPIDQSLNNQSGSGIWASGLNESGIGGAPKPRSFWLVADAELIVYGATDPSAKLFIENEEVPLANDGTFRLQVPFRDGIQNYSIQAIDKDGVDSRNITMKFERVTPVDNTNPNLKAESEWF, via the coding sequence GTGACTATTGATCAAGAATCCCTGTCACGTTTAACACTTCGTCAGCTTCGTCTTAAAGCGAGTAAATTAGGTATTCCTCTTTACAGTAGAAAATCAAAGGCTGAACTGGTTAAAGGAGTTTTTCTTTACGAAGAAAAAAAGGAACTAGAAAAGCAATTGTTAAACGTTAAAGGTGAATCATCAAACGAAATTTCATATTCAAATTCTTCGCAAACTAAAGTTGTTTTTCTCCCTCGTGATCCAGAGTGGGCATATGTATTTTGGGAGATATCAGATGAAGATCGTTCGAATGCTCAAAATGTTGGCGCTAATAGGCTTTGTTTACGTTTAGCTGATGTTACTCATAAAGATGATGGAGAAGCTAATCCAGGAACTCTTCAAGAAGTCGTTGTTGATAGTCACAGTACTGAGTGGTACTTACCTATCCCACTAGGTGGTAGAGACTACAAGGTTGAACTTGGCTATAGAATTGGTCATAAATGGATGTCACTTGCATTTTCATCCTCAGCCAAAGTCCCTTCACTACATCCAAGTGATCAAATTCTTGATCAATTTGTTCCATTTAGTTTGGAAGCCCCAGTTACCACCTCTGAGCCTCAAACGGATAGCTTTACTTCAGATAAGCCAGATAGTGGTTTGCATGAACGTTTATATCAATCAGCAACTACAAAATTTAAGACTAGACGTGTAGGTTCAGAAGAATTTCAAGAGGGAGCTCCAATAGACCAAAGCTTAAATAATCAATCTGGAAGTGGAATTTGGGCTAGTGGATTGAATGAATCAGGGATAGGAGGGGCTCCTAAACCACGTTCGTTTTGGTTAGTTGCTGATGCTGAATTAATTGTGTATGGGGCAACTGATCCCTCAGCTAAATTATTTATCGAAAATGAAGAAGTTCCTTTGGCCAATGATGGAACTTTTAGATTGCAAGTTCCATTTAGAGATGGTATTCAAAACTATTCAATTCAAGCGATTGATAAAGATGGCGTAGATTCAAGAAACATAACAATGAAATTTGAACGAGTTACTCCTGTTGATAATACTAATCCAAATTTAAAAGCAGAATCAGAATG
- the sufC gene encoding Fe-S cluster assembly ATPase SufC codes for MILSTSETILSIEDLHASVEDQHILNGVNLLVKEGEIHAIMGRNGSGKSTLSKVIAGHPSYKVLSGSIQFKGMNILELAPEERARIGIFLGFQYPVEIPGVSNLEFLRVATNSRRKELLKSELDTFEFEDLVKERLKIVEMDPAFLERSVNEGFSGGEKKRNEILQMALLEPSISILDETDSGLDIDALRIVASGINRLSRPNSATILITHYQRLLNEITPDFVHIMAEGKIIKTGNKELAIDLEKSGYDFIDKNIKNREMAK; via the coding sequence GTGATTTTATCAACTTCAGAAACAATATTATCTATTGAAGATCTTCATGCCAGTGTTGAGGATCAACATATTCTTAATGGTGTAAATCTATTAGTAAAAGAAGGGGAAATTCACGCAATAATGGGTCGCAATGGAAGTGGAAAAAGTACACTTTCAAAAGTTATAGCTGGCCATCCATCTTACAAAGTTCTATCAGGCTCCATCCAGTTTAAAGGAATGAATATTCTAGAGTTAGCTCCTGAAGAAAGAGCAAGAATTGGGATTTTTCTTGGTTTTCAATATCCGGTAGAAATTCCTGGAGTTAGTAATTTAGAGTTCTTAAGGGTTGCCACTAATTCTAGAAGAAAAGAATTACTTAAAAGTGAATTAGATACTTTTGAATTCGAAGATCTAGTTAAAGAAAGATTGAAAATAGTAGAAATGGATCCAGCCTTTCTAGAAAGAAGCGTAAATGAAGGTTTTTCTGGAGGAGAAAAAAAACGTAACGAGATTCTGCAAATGGCACTTCTGGAGCCATCAATATCAATACTGGATGAAACTGACTCAGGGCTTGATATTGATGCTCTAAGAATTGTTGCGTCTGGGATCAATAGACTATCGCGACCAAATTCGGCAACAATTTTAATCACGCATTATCAAAGACTCTTGAATGAAATTACTCCTGACTTTGTACACATTATGGCTGAAGGAAAAATAATAAAAACTGGCAATAAAGAGCTTGCAATTGATCTTGAAAAGTCTGGATATGACTTCATTGATAAAAATATCAAGAATAGGGAGATGGCAAAATGA
- a CDS encoding SufD family Fe-S cluster assembly protein, translating into MKSSAICREWLNSLPPTQGYLKKEQTIGRGKLLEKGMPSNKDEAWRLSNFKRLNSFLSLPLINNHKDISSKDQSILPDKEKDRERIVINSIENKVNDINLPNGIETLTDIEIEKNVGKIVKSNNIKNDISVSLNQASSSNILALKVKNHFNGSLELVVPSIEEKSISTRVFLLLERGAKLDLLQVFLGNNNSAQNHLTEIKIESNVELTHGLISMGEGKESCSICTLAVEQSEKSIYSLHSLYHGWDYARFEPRIIQREGEASTIIKGLQVTKSKEQIATHSLIRFDGPNGRLDQLQKAVASENSHCIFNGSIEVPQKAQKTEAAQLSRNLLLSKRAKIDTKPELEIVADDVRCTHGATVSQLQDEELFYLLSRGIDNEHANSLLLKGYYDEIISHFPKSAKKWNFFEKLIKK; encoded by the coding sequence ATGAAATCATCGGCTATTTGCCGAGAATGGCTTAATTCTCTTCCGCCTACTCAAGGTTATTTAAAAAAAGAACAAACCATAGGTCGAGGAAAACTTTTAGAAAAAGGTATGCCGTCTAACAAGGATGAAGCATGGCGTTTATCCAACTTCAAGAGATTAAATAGTTTTTTATCCTTACCACTCATTAATAATCACAAAGATATCTCATCAAAAGATCAATCCATCTTGCCCGATAAGGAAAAAGATAGAGAAAGAATTGTAATTAATTCTATTGAAAATAAAGTTAATGATATTAATTTGCCTAATGGTATTGAAACACTTACAGATATAGAAATTGAAAAGAATGTAGGAAAAATAGTTAAATCCAATAATATAAAAAATGATATTTCAGTATCTCTTAATCAAGCATCAAGCTCAAATATTTTAGCTTTAAAAGTTAAAAATCATTTTAATGGATCGTTAGAACTAGTAGTACCATCTATTGAAGAAAAATCTATCTCTACTAGAGTATTTTTACTTTTAGAGAGAGGTGCAAAATTAGATCTCTTACAAGTTTTCTTAGGTAATAATAACTCCGCACAAAATCATTTAACCGAAATAAAAATTGAATCTAACGTAGAGTTAACCCATGGGTTGATTTCTATGGGTGAAGGAAAAGAATCCTGCTCAATTTGCACTTTAGCAGTAGAACAATCAGAAAAAAGTATATATTCTCTCCATTCTTTATACCATGGTTGGGATTACGCCCGATTCGAACCAAGAATAATTCAACGAGAAGGTGAAGCTTCAACAATCATTAAAGGACTACAAGTAACTAAATCAAAAGAGCAAATAGCTACACACTCACTAATTAGATTTGACGGCCCAAACGGAAGACTTGATCAATTACAAAAAGCTGTCGCTTCTGAAAATTCCCACTGCATCTTCAATGGTTCGATAGAAGTTCCTCAAAAAGCGCAAAAAACAGAAGCTGCTCAGCTAAGTAGAAATTTACTACTTTCTAAACGCGCAAAAATTGATACAAAACCAGAGCTTGAAATAGTTGCTGATGATGTTAGGTGCACTCATGGAGCAACTGTAAGTCAACTTCAAGATGAAGAATTATTTTATTTACTTAGTAGAGGGATTGATAATGAACATGCTAATTCTTTATTATTAAAAGGATATTATGATGAAATTATTTCCCACTTTCCTAAAAGTGCTAAAAAATGGAATTTTTTTGAAAAGTTAATAAAAAAGTGA
- the sufB gene encoding Fe-S cluster assembly protein SufB produces MTKTNTVEEIVSQPYKYGFITEIETEKIPKGLNEDVIRLISAKKNEPEFLLKFRLRAYEQWLKMKEPDWSGLTYSKVDYQDLVYYAAPKQDIKKKSLDEVDPKLLETFDKLGIPLSEQKRLTNVAVDAVFDSVSIATTYKEKLAEHGVIFCSITEAISEYPGLIEKFMGTVVPINDNFFAALNSAVFSDGSFVYIPKGVECPMELSSYFRINSGDTGQFERTLIIAEESSSVSYLEGCTAPMFDTNTLHAAVVELVALDHASIKYSTVQNWYAGNEEGVGGIYNFVTKRGECRGKRSKISWSQVETGSAITWKYPSCVLQGDNSIGEFYSIALTNNFQKADTGTKMIHIGKNTKSKIVSKGISAGKSKNSYRGLVSISPTAEGSRNYSQCDSMLIGDKASANTYPYIQSQQPQSNIEHEASTCRISEDQLFYLQSRGIDFEESVSMLISGFCSDVFNELPMEFASEADKLLALKLEGSVG; encoded by the coding sequence ATGACCAAAACTAATACTGTCGAAGAAATTGTTTCCCAACCTTATAAATATGGTTTTATAACTGAAATAGAAACAGAGAAGATACCAAAAGGATTAAATGAAGATGTTATCAGGTTGATTTCTGCAAAAAAGAATGAACCTGAATTTTTATTGAAATTTCGTTTAAGAGCCTATGAACAATGGTTAAAGATGAAGGAGCCTGATTGGTCTGGTTTAACTTATTCCAAAGTTGATTATCAAGATTTAGTTTATTATGCAGCCCCTAAACAAGATATAAAAAAGAAAAGTTTAGATGAAGTTGATCCTAAATTACTAGAAACTTTTGATAAGCTTGGCATACCACTAAGTGAGCAAAAAAGGCTGACAAATGTAGCTGTAGATGCGGTTTTTGACAGTGTTTCTATAGCAACTACCTATAAAGAAAAACTCGCTGAGCATGGAGTAATATTCTGTTCTATAACTGAGGCAATTAGTGAATATCCAGGCTTAATTGAAAAATTTATGGGAACAGTTGTTCCCATAAATGATAATTTTTTTGCAGCTCTGAACTCAGCTGTTTTTAGTGATGGCTCATTTGTATATATACCTAAAGGTGTTGAATGCCCAATGGAATTATCATCTTATTTTCGAATAAACTCTGGTGACACCGGCCAATTTGAACGAACTTTAATTATTGCAGAAGAATCATCATCAGTCAGTTATTTAGAGGGTTGTACAGCGCCGATGTTTGATACAAACACTCTACATGCAGCTGTCGTTGAACTTGTGGCACTTGATCATGCATCTATTAAATATTCAACAGTTCAAAATTGGTATGCAGGTAATGAAGAAGGCGTCGGCGGAATATATAACTTCGTGACCAAAAGAGGAGAATGTAGAGGGAAAAGAAGCAAAATTAGTTGGTCTCAAGTCGAAACAGGATCTGCGATTACTTGGAAATATCCAAGTTGTGTACTTCAAGGAGATAATTCAATTGGTGAGTTTTATTCAATTGCACTAACTAATAATTTTCAAAAAGCAGATACTGGGACAAAAATGATCCACATAGGCAAGAATACAAAATCAAAAATCGTCAGTAAAGGTATTAGTGCTGGAAAATCTAAAAATAGCTATCGTGGTCTTGTCTCCATAAGTCCAACTGCTGAAGGATCAAGAAATTACAGTCAATGTGACTCAATGTTGATCGGTGACAAAGCCAGTGCGAATACATATCCATATATTCAATCTCAACAACCTCAATCAAATATTGAACATGAAGCTAGTACTTGTAGGATTTCAGAGGATCAACTTTTTTACTTGCAAAGCAGAGGAATTGACTTTGAAGAATCTGTTTCAATGTTAATTAGTGGATTTTGCAGTGATGTTTTTAATGAATTACCTATGGAGTTTGCATCTGAAGCAGATAAACTTCTAGCTTTAAAATTGGAGGGTTCAGTTGGATAA
- a CDS encoding alpha/beta hydrolase family protein: MTILDAEKVYGEAPIVKEPRIIGDWVLWLEQRPNEKGRTTALIRPWREKDSLPQELTPYPIDLRTKIHGYGGAPLTVALNDSVLILTWIDNYDNCLWMRTWLCEKYDEKSSSSFKLIPKIESICLSKKDTSFLAGGVIDLEKNIWIGLLEEKGEDYIVSFSLEKTYQNPKKLYSSKGFLGYLALNSKDRKLAWIEWQKTSMPWDSNELKLARLQEDGNFIKIITINSEYLKFKGQISFFNPVWSDKGELYVAEDTTGWWNITQIKTDTNNTAITINQKKWTIRAEIAFPQWVLGMSSFSCAGDDVVVSFAQEGIWTLALFQKNSSIVIIDQPFNEFSGLHSHQNRLVAIASSPLIGEGIFEIDLLDYSWDHTPASSLSLDPKQISIGESFWFSGANEEDVHAWYYPPLNSPTKPPPLLVKSHSGPTGMANCGLDLEVQFWTSRGWAVVDVNYGGSSGFGREYRDRLKGNWGVIDVFDCTKAAQVLITSGKANKDCIAIIGSSASGFTALGCLSSTNIFKIAACKYPVTDLLSMANSTHRFEEFYLDYLIGHIESDYEKYIKRSPCQNVNNINVPLILFHGLKDKIISFDQSILIKEELSKKEIPVEINLFKKEGHGFKDGRIKVQVLKKTEAFFRNNLNI; this comes from the coding sequence ATGACAATCTTGGATGCTGAAAAAGTTTATGGCGAAGCTCCAATAGTTAAAGAGCCTCGGATAATAGGAGATTGGGTTTTATGGTTAGAACAAAGACCAAACGAAAAGGGAAGAACTACTGCTTTAATTAGACCTTGGAGAGAAAAAGATTCATTACCTCAAGAGTTAACACCTTATCCGATAGATTTAAGGACAAAAATTCATGGTTATGGTGGAGCCCCATTAACGGTTGCTTTAAATGATTCAGTTCTGATATTAACTTGGATTGATAATTACGATAATTGCTTGTGGATGAGAACTTGGCTTTGCGAAAAATACGATGAGAAATCTTCTTCTTCTTTTAAATTAATACCAAAAATAGAATCAATTTGTCTTTCGAAAAAGGACACATCTTTTCTAGCAGGTGGTGTAATTGACTTAGAAAAAAATATTTGGATTGGATTGCTGGAAGAGAAAGGAGAAGATTATATAGTTTCTTTTTCTCTAGAAAAAACTTATCAAAATCCAAAAAAACTATATTCTTCTAAAGGTTTTTTAGGTTATCTTGCACTGAATTCGAAAGATCGAAAATTGGCATGGATTGAATGGCAAAAAACTTCAATGCCCTGGGATTCAAATGAATTAAAACTAGCTAGATTACAAGAAGATGGGAATTTTATAAAAATAATAACTATTAATAGTGAATATTTGAAATTTAAGGGACAAATATCATTTTTTAATCCTGTGTGGTCGGATAAAGGTGAACTCTACGTAGCTGAAGACACCACGGGATGGTGGAATATCACGCAAATTAAAACTGACACAAATAATACAGCTATTACTATTAATCAAAAAAAATGGACTATTCGAGCTGAAATCGCTTTTCCTCAATGGGTTCTCGGTATGTCGAGTTTTTCATGTGCGGGGGATGATGTTGTTGTCTCTTTTGCTCAGGAAGGAATTTGGACTTTAGCTTTATTTCAAAAAAATAGTTCAATAGTAATTATTGATCAGCCTTTTAATGAGTTTTCAGGACTTCATTCACATCAGAATCGACTAGTTGCAATTGCAAGTAGTCCATTAATTGGTGAAGGGATTTTTGAAATAGATTTATTGGATTACAGCTGGGATCATACTCCTGCCTCTTCATTGAGCTTGGATCCAAAGCAAATAAGTATTGGTGAATCTTTTTGGTTTAGCGGAGCGAATGAAGAAGATGTCCATGCTTGGTATTATCCACCTCTTAATAGCCCAACAAAACCACCTCCATTATTGGTTAAAAGTCATAGCGGACCAACAGGTATGGCTAATTGTGGACTGGATCTGGAGGTGCAATTTTGGACTTCTAGGGGTTGGGCGGTTGTCGATGTTAATTATGGAGGCTCTTCAGGTTTTGGTAGGGAATATAGAGATCGCTTAAAAGGGAATTGGGGTGTCATTGACGTCTTTGATTGTACTAAGGCTGCTCAGGTTTTAATTACTTCTGGAAAGGCAAATAAGGATTGCATAGCAATTATCGGGAGCAGTGCATCGGGATTTACAGCTTTAGGTTGCTTGTCATCCACTAATATTTTCAAAATAGCAGCATGTAAATATCCCGTAACTGATCTTTTAAGTATGGCTAATTCGACACATAGATTTGAAGAATTTTATTTGGATTACTTAATAGGTCATATCGAATCTGATTATGAAAAATATATTAAAAGATCTCCTTGTCAAAATGTTAATAATATCAATGTTCCATTAATATTATTTCATGGATTAAAAGATAAAATTATATCATTTGATCAATCTATTTTAATCAAAGAAGAATTATCAAAAAAAGAAATTCCTGTTGAAATTAATTTATTTAAGAAGGAAGGTCATGGATTTAAAGATGGCAGAATCAAGGTTCAAGTCTTGAAAAAAACTGAAGCTTTTTTTAGAAATAATCTTAATATTTAA